Below is a genomic region from Candidatus Babeliales bacterium.
CGTTAAAAGATCCTGATCACCCTGTTGCACTGATTACATATATGAGAACTGACTCGCTCCGTCTTTCAGAAACAGCGCTCAAGCAGGCTCGCTCATACATAGGATCACAGTTTGAGAAAGCATATCTTCCACAAAAAGCAAACGTATTTTCCAAAAAAAGTAAAAGTAAAACGCAAGATGCCCATGAAGCGATTCGTCCGATCGACGTGGCGCTAACACCCACAATACTTCGTCAATATCTAGGTGCAGATGAAATCAAATTATATGAACTGATTTGGAAACGATGCGTTGCCAGTCAAATGACACCAGCACAGTATGCCCAACGCCAAGTTACCATTCAAGGCGGTAAATACACATTTAAAACAACTGGATCCACATTAATCTTTGATGGTTTTTTGAAGGTATACAAGGATGACGAAGATAAGGATGAAACAACAATTATTCCAAAAGAGCTTGAAGAGAAGCAACCAATCGAACTTACCAAAACAGATCCCAAACAACATTTTACCCAACCACCACCACGTTTTAATGAAAGTTCACTAGTAAAAGAGCTAGAAAAAGAAGGCATTGGTCGCCCAAGTACCTATGCATCCATTATCAGCACCATACAAGCGCGTGATTATACAGAGCTCGATGATCGAAAACGATTTGTACCAACTGAATTAGGTATGACCGTTTCAAAATTGCTCAGTGATAACCTTCCTAAAATTATGAAGATTTCGTTTACAGCACAGATGGAACAGGAGCTTGACAAGATTGAGCATGAAAAATTGGACCGTGATAAATTACTCCGAACCTTCTATCAAGAATTCGAAGAGGATCTTGAAGAGTTTCGAGGCAAACGAAAACGCACAGCCGAGAAAACTGATATCACCTGTCCAAAATGTAAGGAAGGTAAGTTATTGATCAGGTTTGGAAGGGCGGGCTCATTCCTAGGATGTAGCACGTATCCAACATGTGATTTCACAACCAATTTCAAGCGAGATGAAGATGGCAAAATAGAAATTGTCGAGACCATCCACCCTACCGTCCTCAAAGAAAAGTGCCCCGAATGCGGTGAGCCCCTCAGGCGCATAGTTGGTAAGTGTGGAGAATTTATTTCATGCAGCGGCTATCCAAAATGTAAGTATGTCCATCAGCAATATGCATCGTTTAAATGCCCGCAAGACAAGGGCGACGTTGCAAAGCGCTGCTGGAAAGGTGGAACGTTCTGGGGCTGTGTAAACTATCCAGACTGTAAGTTTGCAATCTTCAGCGATATTGAAGAGAAACCGTGTCCACAGTGTAAGAAGCCATATCTAATGAAGAAGACTAACAAAGAAGGCAATACGATACTTCATTGCACAAAAGAATGTGGTTATTCACATCCACAAAAAGCGAAAAAGTAACGTCTGACAGACACTACGACCACAAATTGCAGCACATCGCATTTTTGAGCCATATTTCTGGGCATACCATGCATCCACAATCTCCGTATCCCCTTCAACATGCAGAGCCACCTTAGCCCCTGATATGTTTGATTGCAGTATGATTAGATTCCCATCACGCGAAGCCATTACTGACGGCCCAATAATAAAATTCCATGTCGTATCAACTGCATCATCACCGGTCCACTGGTCCACAATGTTCAGTGATTGCCCATCGCACACAAGAGTCCTCGTTGCTCTTCTGCTACCAGACATCCACGATGTCTGCAACACGTCTGTTACACCCACAGTTCGCTCAGGAAGAGTAAGCGCAAATAACCGCTCATCAAATGGAACCGGTTCTTCACCCGTTTTCCAGAATGTATTATGCACAGTAACTGAGCGAAACCGATTCCGCCATATACCTGACGGCGTATATAGATAGCTTCCAGGATCAACAATAAAAGGTTCATCATCAACCGCAAGTGTTATGCTTCCCATATCATTGTGGAAATGACCAGACGGCTGCTGTGATTGATATGCATGATGACGCAAACTTACATGCAGATGTTCTGTTTTTATGACCGACACTCCAAACTGACGGTACAATTTCGTGCCGTATTTTTTTTCATTAGATTGCATCGCTTGAAGAATCTTATCCGTAATGCCATAGTGCAGCAGTTTACCCGAATCATCATCACCGATCTGAATCAATGACGCTGGGCACCAGACCATGAAATCAAACATGCGTCGTAATTTTTTTTCAAACGATAGGGAGAGCTGAATACTAGATTCCTGCAGCAATAGCCCGGCATGATAAAAAAGTTCCGTTACCAAACCATGATATGCGGTAGACCCTTCGTAATCGGCGCCCTCGTCAAACACTTGTTTTTCAAACTCAGTTTCAATCTCTTTAGTAACCCATGATAATTTTTGATCAACACCAGGCCACAAATTAAAAAACCAACATAACGACAAGTATCCAACAAGATCTGATAGATAATGGTTTGACGTGCGACCATCATACACTTCCCAATTATGCTCTAGATAGAGCATATGATTGTAAAGAGATTCGACAAGCGTTTGCCAAAATGAACCCGGAATAGATGTTACATCTTTAAAAAAATGCACCCCAACAATCATGTTGTATGCACGAATACCCACATCCATAGGACATATCCAATTCGGCCCTAAAAGATATGGATTGCGTTCTATCCAATCAGACGCATGCTCTTGAAATGCATCAACATACCGCTGCTCACCCGTCTCGCGATATGCCAAACCAAGCACAAGTAGATGCTGAAGTCGTGAAAGCTCCCACGGAATTTTGATATCTTTGCACAATGTTTCTGTTGTACCGGATGTGATAATAATGTCTCGGTAAAATACAGACGAATCAAATGTCACGTCACTGCCAGGCGATTGATTCTGCAATCGAAAATCGTCATGCCACGGTATACGATCAAACGTAAGAGGCCCTGAACCTAGCAGGTCAAATGTCTTATTCACGTACGCATCCGCCTGCTCAATCAGACCAGCCGGTCGATCATAGAGCGCATCTAGATATGGCAATGATAACGTCGAGATACGCTTCCATTCGTGTTCAAATAAACCAAGATTATGTCGTGAAGCAATCTGCTCCCAAATGTAGTGAGCCGTTCCATCTACTGCTTGTTTGCGAATTTTCCTTTGATACCAAGATGTACTTACGCGTTGGCGAACAATGCCAACCGTTTTAAGAGGGCCATATTCCCAGGTTTTTTTTATATAGTGCGGAATACGAGAAAACGAAATCACACCGTCCCCGTTTAGCTACGAGACGCCATCCATTGATCAATCACAAGCAATGCTGCGCCATTTGTCGCAAGCTCAAGTTTGTCCACAACTTCCTGTGCTGATGCTTCTTCTTCGACTTGTTCGGCAACAAACCATTGGAGAAAGTTTTCAGTTGCAATATCATTATGAGTGCGAGCATCTGCAACCAAACCATCTATCAATGAACTTACATAACACTCATGCTTGTACGCAGC
It encodes:
- a CDS encoding heparinase II/III family protein, translating into MISFSRIPHYIKKTWEYGPLKTVGIVRQRVSTSWYQRKIRKQAVDGTAHYIWEQIASRHNLGLFEHEWKRISTLSLPYLDALYDRPAGLIEQADAYVNKTFDLLGSGPLTFDRIPWHDDFRLQNQSPGSDVTFDSSVFYRDIIITSGTTETLCKDIKIPWELSRLQHLLVLGLAYRETGEQRYVDAFQEHASDWIERNPYLLGPNWICPMDVGIRAYNMIVGVHFFKDVTSIPGSFWQTLVESLYNHMLYLEHNWEVYDGRTSNHYLSDLVGYLSLCWFFNLWPGVDQKLSWVTKEIETEFEKQVFDEGADYEGSTAYHGLVTELFYHAGLLLQESSIQLSLSFEKKLRRMFDFMVWCPASLIQIGDDDSGKLLHYGITDKILQAMQSNEKKYGTKLYRQFGVSVIKTEHLHVSLRHHAYQSQQPSGHFHNDMGSITLAVDDEPFIVDPGSYLYTPSGIWRNRFRSVTVHNTFWKTGEEPVPFDERLFALTLPERTVGVTDVLQTSWMSGSRRATRTLVCDGQSLNIVDQWTGDDAVDTTWNFIIGPSVMASRDGNLIILQSNISGAKVALHVEGDTEIVDAWYAQKYGSKMRCAAICGRSVCQTLLFRFLWM
- the topA gene encoding type I DNA topoisomerase, giving the protein MKKLLIVESPAKIKTLSKILGKDFKIMSTLGHIMDLPRKSIGVEITKSDIKLEYVPIEDKEKIIADIVKAAKTADEIYLAPDPDREGEIIAWHVEQEIKKATKGSKKKIHRIGFNEITKSAVEEAINNPEKVDLHRVAAQQARRVLDRWVGYEVSPILWQKIKAGLSAGRVQSVALKIICEREQAIRDFKPEEYWTIEGLFKQAKASLSAMLTHISKKKADIKNEKAANKILDDLKKTEFAVESIVDKQRSKNPLPPFMTSTLQQAAHNQLGFSVKRTMQVAQKLYEGIPLKDPDHPVALITYMRTDSLRLSETALKQARSYIGSQFEKAYLPQKANVFSKKSKSKTQDAHEAIRPIDVALTPTILRQYLGADEIKLYELIWKRCVASQMTPAQYAQRQVTIQGGKYTFKTTGSTLIFDGFLKVYKDDEDKDETTIIPKELEEKQPIELTKTDPKQHFTQPPPRFNESSLVKELEKEGIGRPSTYASIISTIQARDYTELDDRKRFVPTELGMTVSKLLSDNLPKIMKISFTAQMEQELDKIEHEKLDRDKLLRTFYQEFEEDLEEFRGKRKRTAEKTDITCPKCKEGKLLIRFGRAGSFLGCSTYPTCDFTTNFKRDEDGKIEIVETIHPTVLKEKCPECGEPLRRIVGKCGEFISCSGYPKCKYVHQQYASFKCPQDKGDVAKRCWKGGTFWGCVNYPDCKFAIFSDIEEKPCPQCKKPYLMKKTNKEGNTILHCTKECGYSHPQKAKK